One genomic window of Falco cherrug isolate bFalChe1 chromosome 20, bFalChe1.pri, whole genome shotgun sequence includes the following:
- the LIMD2 gene encoding LIM domain-containing protein 2: MFQATGPASPPPTHEAKNNSGGSTVQRSKSFSLKAQVKEMCTACQKTVYPMERLVADKFVFHNACFCCKHCHTKLSLGSYAALHGEFYCKPHFQQLFKSKGNYDEGFGRKQHKELWVHKEVESGTKSA, translated from the exons aTGTTCCAGGCCACGGGACCCGCCAGCCCACCCCCAACTCAT GAGGCAAAGAACAACTCAGGAGGCAGCACGGTGCAGCGCTCCAAG TCCTTCAGCCTGAAGGCGCAAGTGAAGGAGATGTGCACTGCCTGCCAGAAAACCGTCTATCCCATGGAGCGGCTGGTGGCGGATAAATTCGTCTTCCACAACgcctgcttctgctgcaagCACTGCCACACCAAGCTCAG cctgggcagctaCGCGGCGCTCCACGGGGAATTCTACTGCAAGCCCCacttccagcagctcttcaagAGCAAAGGCAACTACGACGAGGGCTTCGGGCGCAAGCAGCACAAGGAGCTGTGGGTGCACAAGGAGGTGGAAAGCGGGACCAAGTCGGCCTGA